The window ACGCCTCGACGGAGTAGGCGTCCTCGTCGTGGGCCGCGTGGTAGCCGTGCTCGAGTTCGAACGCTTCGCCGGCGTGGCAGTCGCAGTAGATGCGCACCGAGTCGCGGTACTTCCCGCCCAGCAGTTGGTACGTCGGTACGCCGAGGATCTTCCCGGCGGCGTCCCAGAGGGCGATCTCGATGCCGGAGGCCGCCGTGACGACCTTCCCGGTCGTCCCGCCGTGGCCGGAGGTCTCCTGGACCATCCGGCGGAACAGGCGCTCGACGTCGAGGGGGTTCTCGCCGACCAGAAACTCCTCCATGTACTCCATCACTTCGACGACACCGCCGCCGCGGTACGACTCGCCGAGGCCCGTGACGCCCGCGTCGGTGTGGACCCGAACGAGGTTCCACTCGAAGTTCCCCTCGACGACGCAGGTCTCGATCCCCGTGATTTCGACGTCCCGGCCCTCCCCGCGCGTCGGCGCGTGGTTCGAGAAGTCCCTCATCGAACCCTCCCCGAGGATGGCTGATAGTCGACGCGCTCTCCGTCAGTCTGACCGCTGGCTCGTGTCCGCATCGTCGTCAACCAAACGACCGCGCTACACCATAACAGTTCGCACGGTGCCGGTTCGTGCCGGGAGTTCGTGCGACCGTTCGGCGGGAGTCGCCAGAGACCCACCGAAGTGCCACCCGACTCGGCTCGTCGGCCGACCGCAGTCGCGTCGGCCGGACGGCTTACTGCTCCCGGAGGTCGTCTCGGTCCTCGTTCTCGCCCGTCTCCGACGGATGTGGCGGCCGGTCGTCCTCGTGTTCGGGCGTCACCTCCCCCGCTTCGACCAGCGACTCCAGCGGGTGATCGTAGACGCCGGCGAGCGGCAACTCCACGCGCCCGCGTCGGCACGAGGACTCGTGGCCGGCGAACAGTATCTCGGTCGTGTTCAGCGCGTGGCGAGCCTCCAACTCCGTCTCGCCTCCGCCGTCGAGTGCGTCGAGGACGTCGTCGATAGCGCGGTCGACCCGCCCGTCGAACTCGTCGGCGACCTCGACCTCGGTCCACCCCTCGCCGTCGCGGCGATACGCCAGTCCGAGGCCGTCCCGGCGACCGATTTCGACGACGCCATCGACGCCGACGAGACGGAACCAGCAGTCGTAGAAGTCGTAGGGGCCGTCCGACAGCGGGACGTCGTCGCCCGTCGCGGCGACCCCGTGGACACCGTTCTCGTACTGCCAGGAGACGAACGCGTGGTCGGCCGTGTGGACGCCGTAGCGGACGTGCTCGGTACTGTAGTCCAACTGCCCCATCACCCACGCGCCGCGGTGCTCGTCGTTGAACATCGCCGCGAGATCGAGGCTGTGGGTGCCGTTGTCGAAGAAGTTCCCCCACGAGATCTCGATGCGCTCCAAATCGCCGACGACGCCGTCGTCCAGCAACTCTTTCGCCCGGCGAAACGGGTCGCCGAACCGCCGCTGGTGCCCGAAGGTGAGTTGGACGCCCTCGCGGTCGCAGACGTGGACCATCGCCCGCGCCCCGGCCCAGGTGCGGGCCATCGGCTTCTCGCAGTGGACGGCTTCGACGCTTCCGTGCTCGGCACAGCCGATGACGATGTCGGCGTGAGTCGGGATGGGGGTACAGACGCTCACGAGGTCGGGGTCGACGCTGTCGAGCATCGCCTCGTAGTCCTCGTAGACGCCGTCCTCGGGCACGTCGTACTCCGCGGCGAACCGGTCTACGTACTCGGGGACGACGTCCGCACAGGCGACGACGTCGCAGCCGTCGCGGTCGCGGTAGGCGTCGGCGTGCTCATAGGCGAACGCGTGGCTCCGTCCGCTGATGTCCGTCTCCCGCCCCGGCCCGACGCCGACGACGGCGACTCGATGTGACATGTGTGTCTGTGTGACGGGGTGACGTTTCACGCTTGGGGCGGCTGTAGCGATCGTGTTTAGTCAGGGGAACCCGACAGTAGGAGGTCTAAGTCGGAGCCTCACGCAAGGAGCCCCACCCTGAGCCGGGTGGTCGGGCAATCGTCGTTCGCGCCTCGGTCGGTGAAACTCGAGGGCCGGAGGTCGATTCTCTCGCCGCTCAGATGAGGTACTGCTCCAGGGCGTCATCGTCGAAGGTGACGCCGTGGCCGGGGCGGTCCGGGATGGGGAGTTCGCCGTCCTCGGCCTCCATCGGGTGTTCGAGTACGTCGTCGAACGCCTTCACGTCCGAGTCACGGTAGAAGTACTCCGCCCAGAGGCCGTTCTCGATAGCGCCCAGCAGGTGGACGTGCAGGTCCCAGTTGTAGTGCGGGGCGACCGGAATGTCGTAGGACGCGGCGGTGTTGGCGACGCGCAGCCACTCGGTCACTCCGCCGACGACGGAGACGTCCGGCTGGACGATCTCGACGGCGCCCTCGCGCAGGAGTTCGGCGAACCCGTACCGCGAGAACTCCAGTTCGCCCGCGGCGACCGGGTACGGGAGCGCGTCGTTCACCTCGCGCATCAGCGAGACGCTGTCGGGCATCACCGGCTCCTCGATGAAGTACGGGTCGTACTCGGCGAACGCCCGGCAAGCGCGCACTGCCTCCTGCTTGTTCGACCACTTCCCGTTG of the Halococcus salifodinae DSM 8989 genome contains:
- a CDS encoding Gfo/Idh/MocA family protein; translation: MSHRVAVVGVGPGRETDISGRSHAFAYEHADAYRDRDGCDVVACADVVPEYVDRFAAEYDVPEDGVYEDYEAMLDSVDPDLVSVCTPIPTHADIVIGCAEHGSVEAVHCEKPMARTWAGARAMVHVCDREGVQLTFGHQRRFGDPFRRAKELLDDGVVGDLERIEISWGNFFDNGTHSLDLAAMFNDEHRGAWVMGQLDYSTEHVRYGVHTADHAFVSWQYENGVHGVAATGDDVPLSDGPYDFYDCWFRLVGVDGVVEIGRRDGLGLAYRRDGEGWTEVEVADEFDGRVDRAIDDVLDALDGGGETELEARHALNTTEILFAGHESSCRRGRVELPLAGVYDHPLESLVEAGEVTPEHEDDRPPHPSETGENEDRDDLREQ